AAGTAGCGATCAATTCCAGTGATTTCATTGTATTTCTTCAACTCCCTAATAAACAGTGAGATCTTTTGTTCCTGAACAAAATTCCCTTTGTATTGAATATACCGTTTGCCGGTTTCGCCCGAAAGCCATACAATCTAGTATAGGTGAATGCGTCAGTTCTTACAAACGTTTCCGTTAAAAAAGTGCCGTAATATCGGCGATTTTTGTATATTCATAACTTCCTGCACGCAGACAAAGGTTTGTTTTCCATAATAAGGGATATGAATAAGCGGAAGATAGTACAAACGGATTCCAAACAACGGTAACATACGCATCAGATTGAACAGGATGCAGATATGAACAAGTAGCAATACGGTGTATCTATCAGGACAGCATCCATGTGTACACCGGCTGAATTTTACATTTGAAGGAGTAGAATCATTACATGACAGAACAACATTCCAATCCCGAACACTATATGAACGAGCTGATTGAGGAAGATCCATTGCTGGTTCAAATCAAGCAGACCATTCGTGAGCAGGGCATGCCGGAAGTATCGGTAGAGCCGGGCTATGGACGATTGCTGACTTTGCTGGTGAAGATGTCGCGCGCAAGTCGCATTTTGGAAATTGGTGCGCTTGGTGGTTACAGTGGTGTATGTATGGCGCGCGGATTGAGCGCAGACGGCAGGATCACTTCGCTGGAATTGCAGCCGGCTTATGCTGCACTGGCACATGAGCATCTGCGTCAGGCAGGTTATGGAGATCAGGTGCATTATAAAGTCGGCGAAGCGCTGCACAGTTTGGAGCAGTTGAAGCAGGAAGGACAAACGTTTGACTTCTTTTTCATTGATGCGGATAAAGGCAACTATTTGAACTATCTGGATTATGCATTAGAGCTGGCGCAACCGGGAGCGATCATTGTCGGCGATAATTTGCTGCTGCGTGGACGTACGCTGAATCCAGACAAGCAAGGACCAGCCGTGCAGACAGTACGTGAATTCAACCGTCGTATGGCTTCTGATCCGCGTCTGACCGGTACGCTGCTGCCTGCTTATGACGGATTGGCGATTGCGATGGTAAAAGCCTGATTTGGTGAAATAGAGACAAGAGAGGTGTATCGGAATATGAGAGGGAGACCGATTGATATACTGGAATTTCCGATTCATCTCGGATTGCGCAAAAAGGACGGCGATACAGAGCCGGGTGTCCGTCATTTACCGGATTGGCTGCGCAGTTTTGGTTTGCATGAAGGCTTACGCGCTACAACGACAGCTGAACTGCTGCCACCAGAGTATACCATGACAGAGGACGGAAATCCTCCCATGCTGCATGTGCCAGAGATTGCTCAATATGCGGTGGAGCAGGCAGAACTGTTAGGGCAGCAGTTAGATCATCAACCCGAGCATTTTGCATTGCTGCTTGGCGGCGATTGTAGCATTCTGATCGGAACGATGCTGGCATTGAAGCAGCGCGGGACCTATGGACTCTTTTTAATAGATGGGCATACTGATTATATTCCGCCTTCGTTGTCCACCACAGGTGGTGTAGCAGGGATGGATCTGGCGATTGTTGCAGGTATGGGAGACGAGCGGTTGACCAATCTGAATGGGCAGCAACCTTATGTGCAGCAACCGCATATTTGCTGCGTCGGCAATCGAGAGTATGATGAGCATTATGTCCGCCCGGTGCTGGATTCGGATATCCATTATGTGGATTTGCCGTCTGTTCGGCGGGAAGGAATGGCGTCTGTGGCACAGACTTTTCTGGAGGTCGTAGAATCACAGCAACTGGATGGCTTTTGGATTCATTTGGATGTGGATGTGCTACATCACGATCTGATGCCTGCGGTGGACAGCCCAGCGCCCGAGGGTCTGTTTTACGAGGAACTGACAGCACTACTGAAGCCGCTACTGGATAGTGACAAGGCAATCGGAATGGAGCTGACCATTCTTGATCCTTCACTGGATGTGTCTGGAAGCTATACACGCCCATTTGTAAAATGGCTGGTGGATGTGCTGGGAGAATCTGCTTGACGAAGTGTAGATAGATGTGAATTGGATGTATACATCTAGCAAGGAACATAAAAGAACCGTCGTACTGCTAGCCTACAGCGCAGTACGGCGGTTCTTCTTTTTCTGTCTTGATAATGTTCTTATTGAACGATAGTGTGGAGGAACATGCAGAATATGCTTGTTCCTTTTGCATTAGGCTGATTTGCTGTGTCGGTCGCCGGATGGCTTGCTGTACAATCGAGCACGTACCCACAGCATATTCAGCATGAGTAGTATACCAGACAAGACGAACAGTCCTTCTACCCCGATAAAGCCTGCCAGTACACCGCCCATGACTGAACCCGTCATATTACCGAGCGCATTCGTACTGCTATTGAAGCCAAAGGCTCGGCTCTCCATGCCGTCCGGGGTGTAGTAGCGGATCAGCGAGTTGACGCTTGGCAGCAGCCCGCCCATACATAATCCCATCAAAAACCGCACAATGATCAACTGCTCGACATTTTGTACAAATGCCTGCGGAATCAGCATGAGCGCAGCGCCGATCAGGGAAAAGGTAAGTATTCGATGCGCGCCATACTTGTCGCTCGCCTTCCCAAGAATCGGCGCCATCAGCATATTGGACAGCCCTGTAACGGCGCTAACAAGACCGGACCATAAAGCGAGATTCTCTGTAGTACCCTGTAATTTCTGCACATATAGTGGCAGCAGTGTCATAGGGCTGATCAGTGCAAATTGCAGCAACAGCGTAACGGTGAATAGTGCTGGCAGCTGCGGAGTCAGACTCAATTCACGCAACCCAGATAAGACAGAGGTTTTGGGCATTTGTGCCGCAGCAGAGCGGTCGAACGTCTCACGTACGGAAAACAATGCTAGCAGCGTGGCGAGGAAAATACACGAACCCGTAATATAGAAAATGTACCGGAATCCGATTGTATCGGCGAGAATACCGCCGATTAGCGGTCCGAGAATGGTACCAGCTACGGTACCGGATTGGCTGATTCCCATCGCAAAGCCCATCTTTTCTTTCGGCGTATTGCTGGAAATCAGCGAGGTAGCTGCTGGATTAAAGCCGGAGATGGTCCCGTTGATTAGTCGTAAGGCGAGTAGATGCCATGCTTGTGTAGCAAAGCCCATCGCGGTAAAAACAATCGCCATCCCGAAGCCAGAGCGAAGCAGCATCACTTTCCGTCCATATTGATCTGATAGCTTGCCCCATAGCGGTTGAAAAATAAACGAAGTCACAAAGTTGGCTGCAAAAATAAAGCCCGCCCACAAGGCGACCCGGTGCTCGCCCTGTACGCCAATATCCTGCGACAGGTATAGAGCAATAAACGGAACGATCATAGTCATTCCGGCATTCACTAGAAACTGCCCGACCCACAATACCATTAAGTTGATTTGCCAGGCTTCAAAATTAGGTTTTGAAATTTTCATTCTTTTTCACTTCCTTACAATTACATTCTGTAATTATACCATAGTTTTACATTCGTTTGGACGATTTGAAGCATAAATCACAAAAAAATAAAACCAATTTTCATCTGATGAAACAATAATACTGGTTTTATTGGCTTTTTTCCATATTTTTTGTTGTAAGCTTTGGCATTTCATGAATGATTGCCTGTCATAGCTGTCTGTAAACCGTTCATTTTCGTTCATAGTATTGTCATGGGATGTTCATCGTAGGGGAGTTGTTACACCTTCTGAAAAAGAGGATAATGGAATTGTGAGTCAGAACGAACGAAAACGGACATAAATGGGGTAAGAAGCAGTATCCTGTTATGCTTTCCCATTTCCAACATCACTATGAATGACTACCGACGCGGAGGACTATTTATGAGCTATAACGATTCCTTCATACGCGCCTGTTTCAAGCAAAGTACCGACCATTTGCCGGTTTGGTATATGCGTCAAGCAGGTCGCTATGACCCGGAGTATCAGAAAATTAAGGAAAACTATACGCTGCTGGAAATATGCCGGCAACCCGAACTGGCTGCCGAAGTAACGATGATGCCAGTACGCAAGCTGGGCGTTGATGCGGCGATTTTGTACTCGGATATTATGAATCCGGTTGCCTCAATCGGCATCGATTTTGATATTGTCAAAAATATCGGTCCGGTGATCGACAACCCGATTCGTAGTGCTGCCGATGTAGAGCGTCTGCGTCCTATTGATGTAGAAGGCGATCTCGGTCATGTACTGGAAACGATTCGCATTCTGGATCGCGAGCTGGATGTGCCGCTGATTACCTTTGCAGGTGCACCATTTACGATTGCTAGCTATTTGATCGAAGGACGTCCATCCAAAAGCTACATCCGTACCAAAACGATGATGTACAGCGAACCGGAATTGTGGCATTCGCTGATGCGCAAGCTGGGCGATATGGTGGCAACGTATCTGCGCAAGCATATTGAACATGGTGGTAAAGCATTCCAGTTGTTCGATAGCTGGGTTGGTGCGCTGTCACCACTTGATTTCCGCACGTATGTGCTGCCAACGATTACGTATATTTTTGATCAGCTCAAAGATCTGAATGTGCCGAAGATTTATTTTCCGGGTGTAAGTTCAGGCGAATTGCTGCCAGAGCTGAATCATCTGCCAGTGGATGTGATCGGGCTGGATTGGCGTGTTTCGATTCCAGAAGCTCGTCGCCGTCTAGGTGGCAAGTATGCGGTGCAGGGCAATCTGGACCCTTATGTGCTGACCGGACCATCCTCGCTGATTCATGAGCATGCCCGTCGCATCATCGACGAAGGATTGCAGGAGCCGGGGTATATTTTCAATCTCGGTCATGGTTTGTTCCCAGAAGCATCCATCGACAAGCTGAAGGAACTGACGCATTATGTGCATGAGTATTCGGCAGAAGTGTTGAAAAACCGGACGACCTCAGGCTAAACAAAACCATCATCCAAACTGGAAATCCCAAAATGGATTCTGCATAATATGAAGCAGAAGCAGAAGCAGAAGCAGAAGCAGAAGCAGAAGCAGAAGCAGAAGCAATATATGCTCCCTATTTAATAAGCGATGAGATGCGGTATACCGTGAAGGCGGTATCCGTGTCGTCGGAACACTATTCCGTTAATTCGGAATTGACGCTTGTTTATGTGTATTGCTCCAAAATTTAAATGAAATTTGAATCGTCGGTGTGACAATTGTCATGGATGAAACGACAGCAATTGCTTTATTACTTTTACTATTGAGGTGATCTTTAATGGCTAACAAAAAAATTGGTGTTCTGGTCATGTCTTACGGTACTCCTGCTAGTCTGGAAGATGTGGAAGCATACTACACACATATTCGCAGAGGCAATCCGCCAAGCCCAGAACAACTCAAGGAATTGAAAG
The DNA window shown above is from Paenibacillus sp. JQZ6Y-1 and carries:
- a CDS encoding MFS transporter; the encoded protein is MKISKPNFEAWQINLMVLWVGQFLVNAGMTMIVPFIALYLSQDIGVQGEHRVALWAGFIFAANFVTSFIFQPLWGKLSDQYGRKVMLLRSGFGMAIVFTAMGFATQAWHLLALRLINGTISGFNPAATSLISSNTPKEKMGFAMGISQSGTVAGTILGPLIGGILADTIGFRYIFYITGSCIFLATLLALFSVRETFDRSAAAQMPKTSVLSGLRELSLTPQLPALFTVTLLLQFALISPMTLLPLYVQKLQGTTENLALWSGLVSAVTGLSNMLMAPILGKASDKYGAHRILTFSLIGAALMLIPQAFVQNVEQLIIVRFLMGLCMGGLLPSVNSLIRYYTPDGMESRAFGFNSSTNALGNMTGSVMGGVLAGFIGVEGLFVLSGILLMLNMLWVRARLYSKPSGDRHSKSA
- the hemE gene encoding uroporphyrinogen decarboxylase, which translates into the protein MSYNDSFIRACFKQSTDHLPVWYMRQAGRYDPEYQKIKENYTLLEICRQPELAAEVTMMPVRKLGVDAAILYSDIMNPVASIGIDFDIVKNIGPVIDNPIRSAADVERLRPIDVEGDLGHVLETIRILDRELDVPLITFAGAPFTIASYLIEGRPSKSYIRTKTMMYSEPELWHSLMRKLGDMVATYLRKHIEHGGKAFQLFDSWVGALSPLDFRTYVLPTITYIFDQLKDLNVPKIYFPGVSSGELLPELNHLPVDVIGLDWRVSIPEARRRLGGKYAVQGNLDPYVLTGPSSLIHEHARRIIDEGLQEPGYIFNLGHGLFPEASIDKLKELTHYVHEYSAEVLKNRTTSG
- a CDS encoding arginase family protein; its protein translation is MRGRPIDILEFPIHLGLRKKDGDTEPGVRHLPDWLRSFGLHEGLRATTTAELLPPEYTMTEDGNPPMLHVPEIAQYAVEQAELLGQQLDHQPEHFALLLGGDCSILIGTMLALKQRGTYGLFLIDGHTDYIPPSLSTTGGVAGMDLAIVAGMGDERLTNLNGQQPYVQQPHICCVGNREYDEHYVRPVLDSDIHYVDLPSVRREGMASVAQTFLEVVESQQLDGFWIHLDVDVLHHDLMPAVDSPAPEGLFYEELTALLKPLLDSDKAIGMELTILDPSLDVSGSYTRPFVKWLVDVLGESA
- a CDS encoding O-methyltransferase; its protein translation is MTEQHSNPEHYMNELIEEDPLLVQIKQTIREQGMPEVSVEPGYGRLLTLLVKMSRASRILEIGALGGYSGVCMARGLSADGRITSLELQPAYAALAHEHLRQAGYGDQVHYKVGEALHSLEQLKQEGQTFDFFFIDADKGNYLNYLDYALELAQPGAIIVGDNLLLRGRTLNPDKQGPAVQTVREFNRRMASDPRLTGTLLPAYDGLAIAMVKA